One genomic segment of Microtus ochrogaster isolate Prairie Vole_2 linkage group LG8, MicOch1.0, whole genome shotgun sequence includes these proteins:
- the Sdc4 gene encoding syndecan-4 translates to MAPASLLALLLLLFGGFPAAPAESIRETEVIDPQDLLEGGYYSGDLPDDEDAGGLEQGSDDFELSGSGDLDGTEETKTFPEGIQPLVPLHNHIPERAQPGIRVPSETQELEENEVIPKRVSPSEVGDDISNKVSMSSTAQDSNIFERTEVLAALIVGGVVGILFAVFLILLLVYRMKKKDEGSYDLGKKPIYKKAPTNEFYA, encoded by the exons ATGGCGCCTGCTAGCCTGcttgctctgctgctgctgctcttcggAGGCTTCCCCGCCGCCCCCGCCGAGTCG ATTCGAGAGACTGAAGTCATAGACCCTCAGGACCTCCTGGAAGGCGGCTACTACTCTGGTGACCTCCCTGACGATGAAGATGCTGGAGGCCTCGAGCAGGGTTCGGATGACTTTGAGCTGTCGGGCTCTGGAGATCTGG ATGGCACCGAGGAGACCAAGACCTTCCCAGAAGGGATACAACCCTTG gTGCCTCTACACAACCACATTCCGGAGAGGGCACAGCCTGGGATCCGTGTCCCCTCAGAAACCCAGGAGCTGGAGGAAAATGAAGTCATTCCCAAAAGGGTCTCACCCTCCGAAGTGGGTGATGACATATCCAACAAAGTGTCCATGTCCAGCACTGCGCAGGACAGCAACATTTTTGAGCGAACCGAGGTCCTGGCAG ctctgATTGTGGGCGGCGTGGTGGGCATCCTCTTTGCCGTCTTCCTGATTCTGCTGCTGGTGTACCGCATGAAGAAGAAGGATGAAGGCAGCTACGACCTGGGCAAGAAACCCATCTACAAAAAAGCCCCCACCAACGAGTTCTACGCGTGA